A window from Vulpes vulpes isolate BD-2025 chromosome 9, VulVul3, whole genome shotgun sequence encodes these proteins:
- the ATP5F1D gene encoding ATP synthase subunit delta, mitochondrial encodes MLPAAVLRRPGLRCLVRQARAYAEAAAAPAPAAAPGQMSFTFASPTQVFFNGANVRQVDVPTQTGAFGILAAHVPTLQVLRPGLVVVHAEDGTISKYFVSSGSVTVNADSSVQLLAEEAVTLDMLDVGAARMNLEKAHSELSGAADEASRAEIQIRIEANEALVKALE; translated from the exons ATGCTGCCCGCCGCGGTCCTCCGCCGTCCCGGCCTGCGCTGCCTCGTCCGCCAGGCCCGCGCCTACGCCGAGGCCGCCGCGGCTCcggccccggccgcggccccgggaCAGATGTCCTTCACCTTCGCGTCACCCACGCAG GTGTTTTTCAACGGTGCGAACGTCCGGCAGGTGGATGTCCCCACGCAGACGGGAGCCTTTGGCATCCTTGCGGCGCACGTGCCCACCTTGCAGGTCCTGCGGCCCGGGCTGGTGGTTGTCCACGCCGAGGACGGCACCATCTCCAAATACTTCG TGAGCAGTGGCTCAGTCACGGTGAACGCTGATTCCTCGGTGCAGTTGCTGGCTGAAGAGGCTGTAACACTAGACATGCTGGACGTGGGG GCAGCCAGGATGAATCTGGAGAAGGCGCATTCGGAGCTGTCAGGGGCAGCAGACGAGGCTTCCAGGGCTGAGATCCAAATCCGCATCGAGGCCAACGAGGCCCTGGTGAAAGCTCTTGAGTAG